TCCAAAACCCTCTACCAATACGTAATTTTTTCACCTCTTCTAAATTTAAATCCGTCACTTTTTTTCTTTTCCCTGCAACTCGTACAAAGTCAATGTCATGCGTCACTACAAGTTGGCCATCCTTTGTCAATTGAAGATCGAATTCTAAGCCGTCTGCGCCTAATTCAAATGCTTTCGTAAATGAAAGATAGGAATTTTCCATCGCATAAGCAGATGCACCACGATGCGCATAAATTGGGAGATTAGACATTTAATTCACCATTTTCTAATAGAAATGTCCCTTTCGTAACGGACGTTAACGCTTTGGATTTATGCCCAATTTGTATGACAGTGCCAGGAAAAGCTTCCGTGTGAATGGAAATTTCTGTTTCCATTGGACTTCTTAATTTAATTAACACTGTTTGAATTTCCTTATCCACTAGTTGAACCGTTTTTTGTTTTTCATCTAGTTGATTTTTCACTTGATCAATTAGTTTCTTTTGTTCATCCGTTGCCTTATCTTGTAATCGTTGAAATTGTGTGAGTTGGTTTGATAATTTCTCTTCGTCCGCTTGTAACTCTTTTAAGATGCTAGCCTTTACTTTCAATTCATCTTGAAGGGCAATCTTGTTAATTCCCGAAACGATTAGGATAGTTTTTCGCTCTAAATGATTGCCTGAAGTTCCAGTGACAATTTTGTTCACTGCTTCTGTTTGACCACCTATAATTTTCCCTTTGTGAGGATCCACAAAAACATTCTTCCCTTGAATGAAAGATCCTAACGCATAATAACCAATATGTACATCACCTTTTGCATGCAAAATTGCTTCATTAGCATGTTTTATATAGATACTCTTGCCAGCTTCAACGGTAGATTCATTTTTCCCGAAAATCCCACCTCGAATAAATATATCCCCATAGACAGCATGAATTTTTCCAGCATTCAAAACTCCATCCGTACTTTCAATTGCTATATCTCCAGCAGCTACAACTGAGAAACCAGATAAGACAGTTCCTCTAATCGTGATAGACCCGTCAAACTTCAAGTTACCCGTTTCTGGTCCAACATCTCCATTGATCACTAAATGTTTACTAACGCCCATTACACCATCTTGAACATCTAACACTCCTGCAACAGTTGCAACTAACGTCCATTTACCATTTACCATTTTCTCTTCTACCGTTTTTCGATCGTATAAAAATTTGGTATCTGCACCTTTTTCAGCCGGAATTTTATTTCCTAGTACGGTCGTTCCACTTGTTCCTTCTTGTGCTTCTGTCTTTTCACCTAACCAATCACCAATACTCACTTCTTCTAAAAAGTTCATATCATAATAATCTGCTTTGCCGGTTTCAGTGATAATCGGTTTTCGGTCAGGCATTTCTTTGTATGTAATAAAAGCATCTTGTCCTTTAATTGGTGGAATGCCCTTGGCAATTTCAAATGGTTTACCTGGTCTTACTTCATTAAAATGGATGTCTTTAATCCCGTGCACAATCCCACTTCGTTCTAATAGTTCTTCTACTTCTAATTCAATAGATGCAATGTTGTCTTGGTTCGACACGTCGAATTCATGAATCGTAAGGATAGCAGACATTTCATCTTTTGTTATATCCAACTCCACGTTTGGAACTAAATATCCGATTTCAACTTCTTCTTCCGACGGAGAAACGAGAATCGATTTTAAAGCAGCGATATTCGTCAATTTAATCCGAGAATTTGTTCGTATTAATTGATCAATATCTCTTAGAGATGCACCTGATTTTATCACTTTAATCTTTACTTTTGACTGGTCTTCCGTAATATGAAAATAGTTTGTTTCTAGCGTTAACAAGTTTATTTCTCCCCTTACCAAGCTCTACTATATGGTCTCTATCTCTTTTCCATCATCTACGTATAGTTAATCATACCATTTTTAGTATATTTAGAAAATGAAGCTTCTTATCCATTTATATGCATTCAATAATGGTATAAACACATGAAAAAACTGTAAATTCTTTTGGAAAAGAATTTACAGTGTGACGAATGAGCTATTGTTGATTATTTTTTTCACTAGTTTTTAACTAGCCATGTGCTCTAATCGGATTTTGTCTGCAATCATCGCGATAAACTCAGAATTTGTTGGTTTACTTTTCAAATGATGAACCGTATAGCCAAACATTTTCGAAATGGACTCGTAATTTCCTCTATTCCACGCAACTTCTATCGCATGCCGTATAGCTCGTTCAACTCGAGAAGGAGTTGTATTGAATTTACTTGCGATGTCTGGATATAACACCTTCGTTACGGAACCAAGCAATTCAATATCCACATACACCATATGAATCGCTTCTCTTAAATAAGAATATCCCTTAATATGAGCTGGAACTCCAATTTCTTTAATTACTGCTGTAATTGTGGTATCAATTACCTTTTGTGACTTAGGAGCATTTGCATAAGGCTGTAACACACTGTTTCTCGTTGTTTTTAGTTGCTCATTTCCAGATATTTGAATAATTTTCATTACTAATTGGTCAAACTCAAATGGTTTTAACATGAAATAAGAAGCCCCATACTCGACAGCAGATTTCATAACATCTTCTTGACCGAAAGCCGTTAGCATAATTACTGGCAGATCTTTCAGATCAGGTTGTTGTTTTAGTTGCTCTAAAACAGCGATTCCGTCTAAATGTGGCATAATAATATCTAGCAACAGAACATCCGGTTTTTCTTCTTGAATTTGTGCAAGGCACGTTTTACCATTATTCGCCGTACCAATTACCTCAATCGTATCTTGATTGTTTAAATACGCTTCTAACGTATTTACTAACTCCTTATTGTCATCTGCAATAAAAACTCGAACTTTTTCCACCAATATTCCCCCTAATAATGGTTAAACAAGTGACACATAACTCCCTGTTTCCACAGACTGATTTCGACATCGCATCTGGAAATCCTTTCTAAATGAAAAAAATGAGCGAAGAGTATGATAATTCCGTCACATTTCGACGATTGGTACTCTTTTCCAACAATTTGTCGAATAATCTTTATCTTATTGTATCAAAAATTGCCAAATGTACCATACTTACATCAATCTATCTGTTTTAATCCTTTAGCGAATCGAATGGTGGCATACATCATGCTTGTAGGATTTAACAAATGGGGACGATTACTCAATTGTAAAAACGAGGCTGGGACAAAACATACATCTGTCCCAGCCTCGCAAAAATTTTTTTCTTTAGCTTGCTTCTTTTATCATTTCTTCAATTCCAATTGCAGTTCCTTTCATTGGTTTCTCCACGACCATGTGTGTAATAGCACCAATGAAAAGCCCATCTTGCAGAACGGGACTACCACTCATTCCTTGTAGAATACCGCCTGTTTTTTTTAATAACTGTTGATCATCAACTTCAAAGGAAAAGGAAGGTGGATGTACGTCTGTAATATTAATAGTGAATTCCTGAACTTCTTTACCAGCAATCGTCGTTCGAATGATCGCATTTCCTTCTTTCACTTGTTGAATTTCTGCTGTTTCAACTGTTGGATTAGATTTCATTTGTTCCTCAGAAATCGTTCCAAATATCCCAAGAGGCTTATTGGAAAGTATTTTTCCTAACTTTGTCGGGGAAAGACTGTTTTTCGCAATTTTATATCCCGGTATCCCTGGTGAGCTTCGTTGAACACGAATTATTTCGGTTTCAAAGATATCCCCTGCGATAAATTTTGTAACATCCACTTGATTGTGAATGAGAATTGGATGACCTAGCGCACCAAACTGATGTGTTGCAGGATTAATATACGTCAGTGTTCCGATTCCTTTTGCTTTGTTAGAAAACATGTAACTCATACCACTCGATTCTTCTTTCGTTAATATCAAGGAGTGGTTCTTTTTATCACGCTTGATGATTATTTCGGAAGATCGAAGTTGCACATCCTGCTGCATTTTCGAAAACGTTTTTTCAGAATCCATGGATTGATTGTTCCATGAAATTAGTTGATCTCCAGCCTTCACCCATTTTCCACTTTCTAACAACACATCATGTTGCGCAGTATAGGTGGAAAAATCCATCTCAACGCCAATCGACTCGCCCATTGGAATGAGTGATTCCGCATATGCATATGAAAAAGAAAATGAACACATACTAACCAACAGACAAGCAGCAAAAAATGAGCGCAGTTTTTTCATTTTTCACCTCCTTCTCTATATCGTAGGATGTGTTCAGATCATTCAATTATGAAAGGTAATTTTTTCGAGTTTCCGCCATCTCAATCAGTTCAGAGGCATGTCGTAATGTCGTATCAGTCACTTTTTCACCAGACATCATTCTACTTATTTCTTCCACTCGTTTATGAGAAGTTACTTCTTTTAATGACGTAACCGTCCGATTTTCTACAGATTCTTTCTGAATTACATAGTGATGATCTGCCATAGCAGCTACTTGTGGCAAATGGGAAATACATAGCACTTGAGAGCCAATGGATATCTTCGCAATTTTTTCTGCGATTGCTTGTGCAACTCGTCCGCTTACTCCACTGTCTACCTCATCGAAAATGATTGAAGTGACACCTTGATGCTTACTAAATATCGATTTAAGCGCAAGCATAATGCGTGATAATTCTCCACCTGATGCAATTTTTGCCACCGGTTTTTCGGGTTCTCCGTTGTTTGGAGAAAGGTAAAAAGATATTTGATCTTTTCCATCTTTTCGAAATGCTTCCGCACTCTCAATGTGTGCAGTAAAAGTTGCTTTTTCCATGTATAAATCTTTCAGCTGCTCTTCAATATCAGACTTTAAATTGAGAGCAAGCTTTTTCCGAATGATCGTTAATTCAGTCGAAATATCCTGCATGTCTTTTTCAAGTTTCTCTATTTCTAGTTGTGATTGCTGTAAATTTTCATCATGATTTTTTAAAGCGAGCCATTTTTCTTCCACGCGATCTCGATAATCCAAGACTTCCTCTACCGTATGACCATATTTTCTTTTCACTTGATTAATTGCTTCGAGACGTTCGTCAGCTGCAATTAATTCTTCTTCATTAATTTCTAATGAATCCATCGCATCTTTTATAGCATAACTGACATCTTGAAGCGAATAGAAAGCAGATGAGATCGTTTCTGCTAGTTCAGCGTATGTTGGATGAATATCACTTATTTCATTCATGTCACTCATTGCTTTGCCAATCCAATCAAGCCCATGACCTTCCTCTTGAATACTGGTATAACTATTTGCTAATTTTTCCACTATTTTTTGGTGGTTCACTCCCTGTTTACGGAGTTCAGCTAACTTTTCATCTTCCCCTACAACAAGTTGAAGTGCATCGATTTCATTTAGTTGAAAAGAATACAAGTCCATTTTTTGAGCACGTACTTGTTCGTTTTCGGTAGCTTTTTTGGAAGCACTTACTAGTTTTGTATACCTTTGATAAAGAACGTAGTAATGATTTTTTAAAGAAATAATCTTTTCACCGCCATAAGAGTCAAGTAACGGTAAATGATTTTTTTCTTCCATAAGCTCTTGGCTTTCATGCTGTCCATGGATATCAATTAAATGACTACCAATTTCACGTAAAATACTTAAAGGAACTAATTTCCCATTAATACGACAAATACTTTTTCCAGATAGTGCGATGTCTCTTCGTAAGATGAGCAACTCTTCTTCTATCTCTAAGCCATGATCATCTAAAATAGTTTTCAGTTCGATTGTGGCATCTTCTACATCAAAAAGGCCTTCTAGTTCTGCTTTAGGAGCGCCGTGGCGAATAAACTCTGTCGATCCTCTCCCGCCACAAAGTAAGGTGACAGCATCAATAATAATCGATTTTCCTGCGCCAGTTTCACCACTTAAAACCGTCATACCTGTTTGAAATGAGACATGTAAATTTTCGATAATTGCAAAATTTTTAACCGATAATTCTTTTAACATACATCGAACTCCTTCATTAAAGCATGTCTAATAAGCGAGTTTTTATGGTCTCAATATCTTCTGTACTTTTACAAATAATCAGACAAGTATCATCCCCGCATATGGTTCCTAAGATATCCTCCCATTCCAAGTGGTCAATTAATGAACCAATTGAATGTGCATTTCCTGGCAGTGTTTTCATTACAAGAAAATGACCAGCTCCATCGATACTAACAAAAGCATCGGTCATTGCTCGATGCAATTTTTGCATTGGATTAAATCGTTGATCTGCAGGTAAACTATATTTATAGCGACCATCCTGTAAAGGTACTTTTACCAAATGTAATTCCTTTATGTCTCTTGAAACAGTTGCTTGTGTGACTTCAAACCCTGCAACTTTTAATAACTCCACTAAATCGTCTTGTGTTTCAATCTCATATTTTGAGATTAAATCACGAATGCGAATATGACGTTGACCTTTACTCAAAATGAACCTCCTGCTTGTATAAATATACTTCTTTATTAATATCCTACCATTGTAAATGTACGTAAACAAGAATTTACGAATCGTGTTGAACTCCCTTCTTGTACCGGTCATACGTAAAAACCACTTAAATCTGTGTAAAGATTTAAGTGGTTTTATTACTTCTCTTTTAGCGTCTCATGTGCATCGCGCACAGTTTGTTCGATTAACTTATCTAATCGATCTGGTGTATTAGAAGTGGGATTGTTTTGTAGATAAGCAAGGAATTCGATATTTCCCTCCCCACCGGTAATTGGAGAATATGTTAATCCCTTCACTTCAAACAATGTTTCCATAAAGGCAATTATTTCTCGTAACACTAGAAGATGCGTTTTAGGTTCTCGAACAATTCCTTTTTTTCCGACCAGTTCCCTGCCTGCTTCAAACTGAGGCTTAATGAGCGCAACAATTTCACCACCAGGTACAAGTAACGTTTTTAAAACGGGTAAAATTAATTTTAGTGATATAAACGACACGTCGATTGTTGCAAATGTTGGCATCCCTTTTTCTAAATCCGCCGCAGTAACGTACCGAAAATTAGTTCGTTCCATGACAGTAACTTGAGAATGGTTTCGTAATTTCCAAGACAATTGATTATAACCAACATCTAAAGCGTAACAATGGGCTGCACCGCTCTGTAACGCACAATCAGTGAACCCGCCAGTAGAAGCACCAATATCTAAGACTAACTGATTCGAGAGGTCTAACTCAAATAGATCAATCGCTTTTTCAAGTTTCAGGCCACCTCGACTGACATATTTCATCGTGGAACCTTTCACTTGTAGAGGGGCATCGATCGCAATTTTTTCACCGGGCTTTTCCAACCGAATTTCATTAGAAAAGACGATTCCCGCCATAATTGAACGCTTCGCTTGTTCTCGAGTCTCTACTAACCCACGTTCTACTAAGAGCAAATCGACTCGTTCTTTAGGAGATTTCGTCATAGTACAACACGTCGATTTTGAGGATCGTTTTTTATTGCTTTTTCAATTGTAGAGACAATCGATTCTTTCGTTAAATGTATTTCATTTAATAGCAGGTCGACTTCTCCATGTTCGATAAAGCGATCTGGAATCCCCATTCGATGAATAAGATCAGAAGAATAGTTATATTCTTCATAAAACTCTAAAATACTGCTGCCAAATCCGCCTTGTAAAATAGCTTCTTCTACTGTTAGTACAGGTGTATCTTTTCGGACAATTCGATGGAGCATTTCTTCATCTAAAGGCTTGATAAAACGTGCATTCACGACTTCTACGTCTATTCCGTTATTCGATAATGCCATAGCAGCTTCAAGCGCCATAGGAATAGTTGTTCCGAACGTTAGAATGGTCGCATCTTTACCGGGTTTTAACACTTCCCAAGAACCTATTGGAATTTCTTTTAAGTCTGCATCCATTTCCACTCCAAGTCCATTTCCTCGCGGATAACGAAGAGCAATTGGACCATCATTGTAAGCAAATGCAGTATGCACCATATGCTGTCCTTCATTTTCATCTTTAGGCATCATTAAAACCATGTTTGGAAGTGATCTCATGAAGGAAATATCAAAGACCCCTTGATGTGTTTCTCCATCGGCACCAACAAGCCCTGCTCGATCAATTCCGATAAAAACATTTAAATTTTGACGACAAATATCATGTAATACTTGGTCGTACGCTCGCTGAAGAAACGTAGAATATATCGCTAGAAATGGTTTCATGCCTTGTGTCGCAAGTCCAGCAGCCATCGTTGCTGCGTGCTGTTCTGCAATCCCGACATCAAACATTCGATCAGGAAATTCCTTCGCAAAGCCTTCCAACTTGGACCCAACTGGCATAGCTGGTGTAATTGCCACTACCCGAGGGTCTACACGAGCTGCCTTTTGAACACCTTCAGCAATTAAGCCACTCCAAGAAGGAGCAGTAGTGGAAGATTTTAAGAATGCACCTGTTTCCATCTTATAAGGGCCAGTTCCGTGCCAAGTACCAATTTTATCTTGCTCAGCAGGACTATAACCTTTTCCTTTTTTCGTAATGACATGAACCAGTACAGGGCCCTTCATTTTTTTAGCAGAACGTAAATTACGTTCTAATTCTTCATAACTATGGCCATCAATAGGACCAATGTATGTGAATCCTAACTCTTCAAAAAACATACCAGATACAAGTAAATATTTTAAGCTATCTTTTACACGCTCAGCTGTGGCAGCCAATTTCCCACCAACTGCAGGAATCTTTTTCAATAAATAGTCTAACTCGTCTTTCGCTTTCGTATATTTACCATCTGTTCGTAACTTCCCAAGAATGGTGTGCAATGCACCAACATTTGGAGCAATAGACATCTCATTATCGTTTAAAATCACAATCATATCTGTTTTTGCATGACCGATGTGATTTAATGCTTCTAATGCCATTCCGCCTGTTAACGCACCATCTCCAATAATTGGTACGACATAATTTGTTTCTTTTTTAATATCACGAGCTGCCGCCATTCCCATTGCTGCAGACAAAGAAGTAGAACTATGCCCCGTTTCCCAAACATCGTGCTCACTTTCGTTTCGTTTAGGAAAACCGCATAATCCTTTATACTGACGTAATGTATCGAATTCCGAAGCACGTCCTGTTAAAATTTTATGAACGTAAGCTTGATGCCCTACATCCCAGATAAATTTATCGTCCGGACTTGAAAAAATTCGATGTAAAGCAATTGTTAGCTCAACAACACCTAAATTAGGACCAATATGTCCTCCTGTTACCGATAATTTTTCAATAAGAAAGTCACGAACGTCTTGACTCAAGCCTTCCAATTGATCGGTGGACAAGTCTTTCAGAAAGGATGGATTTTTTATTGATAATAGATCCATCTATACCACACACCTTTAATAAATTTCATCCGATTTCATATGATTACTTCTTATTATATCAATGCTGAAGGAATATCGAAACTAATACTGTTTTATCGATCCCGTTTCACAATAAAGGAAGCAATTTCTTGTAACATAGTTGGAAGTTTTACAACTTCATGCAATGCTTGAATAGCCATTTCATAGTGTTCATCTCTTTTTTCTTTTGCTCCATCTAGCGTTAATAAAGATGGATATGTACTTTTCTCGGAGCGTTCATCTTTTCCCACAGTTTTGCCAATTAACTTCTCATTACCTTCGATATCTAAAATATCGTCTTGGATTTGGAATGCAATCCCTAAATGATGCGCAAATTGTTCGAGAAGATAGCGAGTGTCCGGGTTAGTATCTGCTAAAATGCAAGCTGCGATGACAGGGAATGAGAGTAAAGCGCCTGTTTTATTTCGATGAATCATCTCTAATTCATCTAAGGATAGTTCCTTTGTTTCTCCTGCTAAATCAAGTACTTGACCCCCGACCATTCCTTCTGCACCAGATGCTTTTGAAAATAATCGTATTAATTCTAACGACTTTTCTGCACTAACATTTGGTAACTGCGCTAACATTCCCATTCCATAGGTTAACAAAGCATCCCCGGATAATATTGCCAAAGCTTCCCCGTAAACAATATGATTCGTAGGTTTTCCTCTACGCAAATCATCATTGTCCATACTTGGTAGATCATCATGAATAAGGGAATACGTATGAATCATTTCAACAGCAGTAGCTATTTTTTCGGAAGCAGGGTGTTTACATTGCAAAGCATCCAGTGTTGCAAACAAAAGCGCGGGACGAATTCGTTTTCCCCCAGCTTTTAATGAGTAAAGCATTGCTTCTTTTAAGGAACTCGGTGCTTGAAGTGTTCCTATTTCTTCTACAAAAGTAATTTCAAGTTTTTCGCTATATTGTTGAAAAAAATGAGCTAATGCTGGTTTCAAGACTGATCATCCTTTTCCGTTTGCTCTATCGAAAATTGCTGTTCATTTCCATCTTCATCAATCATTGTAACAAGTTGTTTTTCTGCAGATTGAAGTTTTTGCTGACAAATAGCGGAAAGTTCCATTCCTTTTTTGTACAAATCTATTGCTTGTTCTAAAGGAGCATCCCCTGATTCCAACTGACGAACAACCTCTTCCAATTGTTTCATCGCTTCATCGAAAGTAGTATTTTTAGTTGCCATCTCTATTCCTCTTTTCCTTTGCTGACTTCGAGCACTTTCGCGCTAATCGTTCCATCTTTTAAAGTCACAGATAGAACATCTCCTTCTTTTATAGATGTAATCTGCTCGACTACATGTCCTTTTTTATAGACAATCCCAAATCCTCTTCCCATAACTTGAAGAGGATTTAATACTTCGAGTGTTCGAAGAGTGGAAACAAATCGTTGCTGCTCTTCTCTCAGTTTAAACATTTTTACTTCATTTAATCGGTGAGTCAGTTGATCAACCCTTGTATTTGCCTCTGCCACTGTTTTTAACGGTTGTTGTTGATCAAGTCTCGATTTTAAAAAGAGAAATTGTTCTTTTTTACGCTCTATTTGTCTCGTTATTGAAGATTCCAACTTTTGTTGTAAATAAGCATGACGTTCAATAAAGGGTCGGTATAGACGTTCAGGTTGCGTCATGACAGTGGCACCTTGTAGACGATCTACTTTTTCTTTTGCTAATTGGACAAGGTGTAACGTTTTCGTTTGAATCGACTGCTCTAATTGAATAATATGTCGTGAAATTTCCAATTGATTTGGTACGGAAAGTTCTGCAGCAGCTGTAGGTGTAGCAGCTCGAACATCCGCTACATAATCAGCAATAGTCGTATCGGTTTCATGTCCAACTGCACTAATAATTGGTATTTCCGATTCATATATAGCTCGTGCTACGATTTCATCGTTAAAAGCCCATAAATCTTCAATAGAGCCTCCGCCTCTTCCTACAATTAACACGTCGATTTCATTGTATTGATTTGCACGTTGAATGGATTGGACAATACTTGGAGCGCTTCCTCGACCTTGCACAAGTGTAGGGAAAACAATAACTTTTGCAAGGGGAAATCTTCTATTTAATGTTGTTAGTACATCACGAATTGCAGCACCCGTTGTAGCAGTGACGAGACCAATTGTTTTCGGAAAAGCAGGAAGTTTCTTTTTCGTTTCGATACGAAATAGTCCTTCATGCCGCAGTTTTTCCTTCAATTGTTCAAAAGCAACAAAGAGAGCACCTACTCCATCTGGTTGCATATCATTCGCGTAGAGCTGATAGTTTCCGGCTATTTCAAAAACGTTTACTTCTCCTCTAATAAGAACAGTCATTCCATTCTCGGGTTTGAATGCAACAGACCTAGCATTCGTGGCAAACATGACGCCGGCTATTTTAGAAGAATCATCTTTTAACGTGAAATAAATATGGCCACTAGTATGAATTTTGACATTCGAAAGTTCCCCACGTACATACACCTGTCGTAAGTGGGGATCTGCATCAAATTTACGTTTTATGTATTTGGTCAATGCCTTAACAGATAAATAGGCTATTTCAGTTGTAGACATGTACTCAACCTTTCG
The Paenisporosarcina cavernae genome window above contains:
- a CDS encoding DUF342 domain-containing protein, which codes for MLTLETNYFHITEDQSKVKIKVIKSGASLRDIDQLIRTNSRIKLTNIAALKSILVSPSEEEVEIGYLVPNVELDITKDEMSAILTIHEFDVSNQDNIASIELEVEELLERSGIVHGIKDIHFNEVRPGKPFEIAKGIPPIKGQDAFITYKEMPDRKPIITETGKADYYDMNFLEEVSIGDWLGEKTEAQEGTSGTTVLGNKIPAEKGADTKFLYDRKTVEEKMVNGKWTLVATVAGVLDVQDGVMGVSKHLVINGDVGPETGNLKFDGSITIRGTVLSGFSVVAAGDIAIESTDGVLNAGKIHAVYGDIFIRGGIFGKNESTVEAGKSIYIKHANEAILHAKGDVHIGYYALGSFIQGKNVFVDPHKGKIIGGQTEAVNKIVTGTSGNHLERKTILIVSGINKIALQDELKVKASILKELQADEEKLSNQLTQFQRLQDKATDEQKKLIDQVKNQLDEKQKTVQLVDKEIQTVLIKLRSPMETEISIHTEAFPGTVIQIGHKSKALTSVTKGTFLLENGELNV
- the spo0A gene encoding sporulation transcription factor Spo0A, which produces MEKVRVFIADDNKELVNTLEAYLNNQDTIEVIGTANNGKTCLAQIQEEKPDVLLLDIIMPHLDGIAVLEQLKQQPDLKDLPVIMLTAFGQEDVMKSAVEYGASYFMLKPFEFDQLVMKIIQISGNEQLKTTRNSVLQPYANAPKSQKVIDTTITAVIKEIGVPAHIKGYSYLREAIHMVYVDIELLGSVTKVLYPDIASKFNTTPSRVERAIRHAIEVAWNRGNYESISKMFGYTVHHLKSKPTNSEFIAMIADKIRLEHMAS
- a CDS encoding SpoIVB peptidase S55 domain-containing protein, which encodes MKKLRSFFAACLLVSMCSFSFSYAYAESLIPMGESIGVEMDFSTYTAQHDVLLESGKWVKAGDQLISWNNQSMDSEKTFSKMQQDVQLRSSEIIIKRDKKNHSLILTKEESSGMSYMFSNKAKGIGTLTYINPATHQFGALGHPILIHNQVDVTKFIAGDIFETEIIRVQRSSPGIPGYKIAKNSLSPTKLGKILSNKPLGIFGTISEEQMKSNPTVETAEIQQVKEGNAIIRTTIAGKEVQEFTINITDVHPPSFSFEVDDQQLLKKTGGILQGMSGSPVLQDGLFIGAITHMVVEKPMKGTAIGIEEMIKEAS
- the recN gene encoding DNA repair protein RecN; the encoded protein is MLKELSVKNFAIIENLHVSFQTGMTVLSGETGAGKSIIIDAVTLLCGGRGSTEFIRHGAPKAELEGLFDVEDATIELKTILDDHGLEIEEELLILRRDIALSGKSICRINGKLVPLSILREIGSHLIDIHGQHESQELMEEKNHLPLLDSYGGEKIISLKNHYYVLYQRYTKLVSASKKATENEQVRAQKMDLYSFQLNEIDALQLVVGEDEKLAELRKQGVNHQKIVEKLANSYTSIQEEGHGLDWIGKAMSDMNEISDIHPTYAELAETISSAFYSLQDVSYAIKDAMDSLEINEEELIAADERLEAINQVKRKYGHTVEEVLDYRDRVEEKWLALKNHDENLQQSQLEIEKLEKDMQDISTELTIIRKKLALNLKSDIEEQLKDLYMEKATFTAHIESAEAFRKDGKDQISFYLSPNNGEPEKPVAKIASGGELSRIMLALKSIFSKHQGVTSIIFDEVDSGVSGRVAQAIAEKIAKISIGSQVLCISHLPQVAAMADHHYVIQKESVENRTVTSLKEVTSHKRVEEISRMMSGEKVTDTTLRHASELIEMAETRKNYLS
- the ahrC gene encoding transcriptional regulator AhrC/ArgR, which gives rise to MSKGQRHIRIRDLISKYEIETQDDLVELLKVAGFEVTQATVSRDIKELHLVKVPLQDGRYKYSLPADQRFNPMQKLHRAMTDAFVSIDGAGHFLVMKTLPGNAHSIGSLIDHLEWEDILGTICGDDTCLIICKSTEDIETIKTRLLDML
- a CDS encoding TlyA family RNA methyltransferase encodes the protein MTKSPKERVDLLLVERGLVETREQAKRSIMAGIVFSNEIRLEKPGEKIAIDAPLQVKGSTMKYVSRGGLKLEKAIDLFELDLSNQLVLDIGASTGGFTDCALQSGAAHCYALDVGYNQLSWKLRNHSQVTVMERTNFRYVTAADLEKGMPTFATIDVSFISLKLILPVLKTLLVPGGEIVALIKPQFEAGRELVGKKGIVREPKTHLLVLREIIAFMETLFEVKGLTYSPITGGEGNIEFLAYLQNNPTSNTPDRLDKLIEQTVRDAHETLKEK
- the dxs gene encoding 1-deoxy-D-xylulose-5-phosphate synthase, which translates into the protein MDLLSIKNPSFLKDLSTDQLEGLSQDVRDFLIEKLSVTGGHIGPNLGVVELTIALHRIFSSPDDKFIWDVGHQAYVHKILTGRASEFDTLRQYKGLCGFPKRNESEHDVWETGHSSTSLSAAMGMAAARDIKKETNYVVPIIGDGALTGGMALEALNHIGHAKTDMIVILNDNEMSIAPNVGALHTILGKLRTDGKYTKAKDELDYLLKKIPAVGGKLAATAERVKDSLKYLLVSGMFFEELGFTYIGPIDGHSYEELERNLRSAKKMKGPVLVHVITKKGKGYSPAEQDKIGTWHGTGPYKMETGAFLKSSTTAPSWSGLIAEGVQKAARVDPRVVAITPAMPVGSKLEGFAKEFPDRMFDVGIAEQHAATMAAGLATQGMKPFLAIYSTFLQRAYDQVLHDICRQNLNVFIGIDRAGLVGADGETHQGVFDISFMRSLPNMVLMMPKDENEGQHMVHTAFAYNDGPIALRYPRGNGLGVEMDADLKEIPIGSWEVLKPGKDATILTFGTTIPMALEAAMALSNNGIDVEVVNARFIKPLDEEMLHRIVRKDTPVLTVEEAILQGGFGSSILEFYEEYNYSSDLIHRMGIPDRFIEHGEVDLLLNEIHLTKESIVSTIEKAIKNDPQNRRVVL
- a CDS encoding polyprenyl synthetase family protein, translating into MKPALAHFFQQYSEKLEITFVEEIGTLQAPSSLKEAMLYSLKAGGKRIRPALLFATLDALQCKHPASEKIATAVEMIHTYSLIHDDLPSMDNDDLRRGKPTNHIVYGEALAILSGDALLTYGMGMLAQLPNVSAEKSLELIRLFSKASGAEGMVGGQVLDLAGETKELSLDELEMIHRNKTGALLSFPVIAACILADTNPDTRYLLEQFAHHLGIAFQIQDDILDIEGNEKLIGKTVGKDERSEKSTYPSLLTLDGAKEKRDEHYEMAIQALHEVVKLPTMLQEIASFIVKRDR
- a CDS encoding exodeoxyribonuclease VII small subunit, producing MATKNTTFDEAMKQLEEVVRQLESGDAPLEQAIDLYKKGMELSAICQQKLQSAEKQLVTMIDEDGNEQQFSIEQTEKDDQS